In Maylandia zebra isolate NMK-2024a unplaced genomic scaffold, Mzebra_GT3a scaffold11, whole genome shotgun sequence, a single window of DNA contains:
- the LOC143415974 gene encoding protein NLRC3-like: MLLEDNIITFVKSELKKIQKALNPNKPQCLEFQREDDEQRRNSREAFVKITVDFLRRMKQEELADRLQSKLPAAVCHRNLKSKLKKKFQCVFEGIAKAGNPTLLNQIYTELYITEGGTAEVNDEHEVRQIETASRKPDRPETTIRQEDIFKASPGRDEPIRTVLTKGVAGIGKTVLTQKYSLDWAEDKANQDIQFIFPFTFRELNVLKEEKFSLVGLVHHFFTETKEAGICSFEDFQVVFIFDGLDECRLPLDFHKTTILTDPRKSTSVDVLLINLIRGKLLPSARLWITTRPAAANQIPPDCVGMVTEVRGFTDPQKEEYFRKRFRDEEQASRIISHIKTSRSLHIMCHIPVFCWITATVLEDVLETREGGQLPKTLTEMYIHFLVVQAKVKKVKYDGGAETDPHWSPESRKMMESLGKLAFDQLQKGNLIFYESDLTECGIDIRAASVYSGVFTQIFKEERGLYQDKVFCFIHLSVQEFLAALHVHLTFSNSGLNLLEQQQTTSKKSETGESAKKHFYQSAVNKALQSPNGHLDLFLRFLLGLSLQTNQTLLRALMTQTGSSSLTNQETVQYIKEKLSKNLSAEKSINLIHCLNELNDRSLVEEIQQYRTSGSLSTGKLSPAQCSALTFILLSSEEDLDEFDFKKYSASEKALLRMLPVVKASNKAL; encoded by the exons atg ctgctggaggacaacatcatcacttttgtgaagagcgagctgaagaagatccagaaggctctgaatccaaataagccccagtgcttggaatttcagagggaggatgatgagcagaggagaaacagcagagaggcatttgtgaagatcacagtggacttcctgaggagaatgaagcaggaggagctggctgaccgtctgcagagca aacttccagctgctgtttgtcatcgtaaccttaagtctaagctgaagaagaagttccagtgtgtgtttgagggcatcgctaaagcaggaaacccaaccctcctgaatcagatctacacagagctctacatcacagagggagggactgcagaggtcaatgatgaacatgaggtcagacagattgaaacagcatccaggaaaccagacagaccagaaacaaccatcagacaagaagacatctttaaagcctcacctggaagagatgaaccaatcagaacagtgctgacaaagggagtggctggcattgggaaaacagtcttaacacagaaatacagcctggactgggctgaagacaaagccaaccaggacatccagttcatatttccattcactttcagagagctgaatgtgctgaaagaggaaaagttcagcttggtgggacttgttcatcacttctttactgaaaccaaagaagcaggaatctgcagctttgaagacttccaggttgtgttcatctttgatggtctggatgagtgtcgacttcctctggacttccacaaaactacaatcctaactgaccctagaaagtccacctcagtggatgtgctgctgataaacctcatcagggggaaactgcttccctctgctcgcctctggataaccacacgacctgcagcagccaatcagatccctcctgactgtgttggcatggtgacagaggtcagagggttcactgacccacagaaggaggagtacttcaggaagagattcagagatgaggagcaggccagcaggatcatctcccacatcaagacatcacgaagcctccacatcatgtgtcacatcccagtcttctgctggatcactgctacagttctggaggatgtgctggaaaccagagagggaggacagctgcccaagaccctgactgagatgtacatccacttcctggtggttcaggccaaagtgaagaaggtcaagtatgatggaggagctgagacagatccacactggagtcctgagagcaggaagatgatggagtctctgggaaaactggcttttgatcagctgcagaaaggaaacctgatcttctatgaatcagacctgacagagtgtggcatcgatatcagagcagcctcagtgtactcaggagtgttcacacagatctttaaagaggagagaggactgtaccaggacaaggtgttctgcttcatccatctgagtgttcaggagtttctggctgctcttcatgtccatctgaccttcagcaactctggactcaatctgctggaacaacaacaaacaacatccaagaagtctgaaacaggagaatctgcaaagaaacacttctaccagagtgctgtgaacaaggccttacagagtccaaatggacacctggacttgttcctccgcttcctcctgggtctttccctgcagaccaatcagactctcctacgagccctgatgacacagacaggaagtagctcactgaccaatcaggaaacagtccagtacatcaaggagaagctcagtaagaatctgtctgcagagaaaagcatcaatctgatccactgtctgaatgaactgaatgatcgttctctagtggaggagatccaacaatacaggacttcaggaagtctctccacaggtaaactgtctcctgctcagtgctcagctctgaccttcatcttactgtcatcagaagaagatctggatgagtttgacttcaagaaatactctgcttcagagaagGCTCTTCTGAgaatgctgccagtggtcaaagcctccaacaaagctctgtga